CAGTGGTCAATGTTCGTGCCCCTCCATGCATCCTCAGTGCCCCCCAGGAGTGAGCCTTGTGCTGgatggctgtggctgctgcaggGTGTGTGCCAAACAAATGGGGGAGCTCTGCACTGAAAAAGATGTCTGTGACCCACACAAAGGACTCTACTGTGATTTTGGTGCCCCCATCAACAGACGCATAGGCGTGTGCACAGGTGAGCTGCTGATAGCTGGAATTTTCTTACTGCTTGTTTCTGCATCAACACAGATGTCATCCATAAATAACCTGTAATGTATGAGCCAAATCATGACCTCTCTCCTGTAATTTGTGCCCCACAGCTCGAGAGGGAGCTACTTGTGTTTTTGGTGGCATAGTGTACAAGAATGGAGAAACGTTCCAGAGCAGCTGCAAGTACCAGTGTActtgtctggatggagcagtgggctgtgttccactTTGCTCCATGGACATCCGGCTGCCCAGTCCAGACTGCCCTATGCCAAGACGTGTCAAAGTACCTGGAAAGTGCTGCGAGGAGTGGGAGTGTGATTCTCCCTACACAAACACCTTTGTGGGCTCTGCTTTGCCTGGTGAGCCAGTCTTTCTTAACAGCAAAGAAAGTTTCTCCCTTGATCTTTACACAACAGTGAGATGTAATCAGGATTGTTTCTCTAATTAAGTGTTTCCTCGTGTGTTTACAGCATTCAGGGAAGAAGAGATTTATGGCCCAGATCCTAATATGATGAGGGAGAACTGCCTGGTTCAAACTACTGAATGGAGCGCCTGCTCTAAAACCTGTGGCCTTGGGATTTCTACCAGAGTCACCAATGATAACCGTGACTGCCGTCTAGAAAAACAGACCCGGTTGTGCATGGTGCGTCCATGCGAGTCACAGCTGGAGCAAAGCATCAGGGTGAGTTCTAGTTGAAGAGTATTACTCATAAACTGCAGATATAATAACAGCACATAAAGAGCAAAGAATGTCTGCTAAAGTCGTTTCTTCTCTCATTGTCTTcctgcagaaaggaaaaaagtgcATCCGTACCCCAAGAGTGTCTAAGCCCATGAAGTTTGAGATCTCAGGCTGCACCACCACCAAGTCCTACAGGCCAAAGTTCTGTGGTGTCTGCCTGGATGGCCGCTGTTGCACCCCCCACAGGACCACCACCCTGCCCATGGAGTTCAAATGTCCAGACGGGCAAGTCATGAAGAAGCACATGATGTTCATCAAGTCCTGTGCCTGCCACTACAACTGTCCTGGGGAGAACGACATCTTCGAGTCTCTGTATTACAAGAAGATGATAGGAGACATGGCGTGAGCCACTGAAGGACAACCAGAGCTTATGActtgaaaacaaacagaactccATCTCAATTTGCAGCTcagtctatatattttttacattttatttcttccatGCTCTCTTTGTAAAAGTAGCCCAGACACTAGTCTTAGtgtctgtatgtttttttgtttgtttgtttgttttgtttttatggctgATGCAGATTAGCCACATAGACTCAGACAGAGGGTTGCCTGGCAGCCCCAAGAGATTCCTGCACtataacttttttcttcttgacaAACCTACTGTCAGGTTTCCGCCCATTTCCCTTGAAAGCTTTTTTACAACCCCGTCCATTTTActgtatgcatttttacacCACATCCAAACGGTGACCTCCTCTTTAAATGAGGTGTCTAATTAGTCCCCCCCACCCTAAGTCCAAGACCAGACCTGTAAACTCATAGCAGCTGTAAAAGGGAGCATACAGACCACAGAAAAGCAGTGCTTCACTGTCCAAACGGGTCTGAATATGtccttgtgtttgtgtatgaatgtgtgtgcatgtgtgtgtgtgtgtctaagtgCAGGCCTGAATGTCAGACTTATGTGTATGCTGTTCACTCTGCTTACAGAGTGGAGGAAAGGTCAGCGTTTCCACCCAACATGAGGATGAGAAAGCAAGCAGCGTGCAGAGTGGAGGGTTAGATATGGAACACAGTGGGCTTTGCCATggcactgagaaaaaaaaagttaaaaaacatgTGTTGACTATTACCAATTCAGGTCAGAAGAAAGAAACCATGCATCTATTTGTACAAAAGTAGAAGAACAGACTGGAAGAATTGAatttcattcctttttttattgttgataTGTAAATTGTGTATATAATTGTACAgtttaagttaatttaaaaaggcCAAATTTGTTCTGTGCTTCAAAACGTATCAGTAATGTATTTTTTGTCAACTgtattttttactattttattgaGAAGTGTGACAAAAATGTTACATGTTTGACTTTGtagctgaaaataaaatcttatatttttatacaaatGGGTTTTCTAGTCATTTCCTTTCCTCATCTTTGAAACACACAATAACTGACTAAAATTTTGTCTCACTTACTTACAATAAAACACTATTTATTTCAACTTTGTTTATCTCTCTGGGAGGCAAAGGCCACACATAGTAGATACTTGCAACTAATAACTAATAATGAACTCTTATTATTGTATGTGGAAATCAGTAGTGCAGCTGATGTGAAACAAATGGACAAAGCAAGTTCATCTTAAAGTTAATTCTAACAGACTGATAATAAAGCTATCAGCAAAAAAGAAGTAACTAATGACACAACAAAACCGCTTCCTGTGATGATCTTCAGTGTGGTGGTTTTTGCATGGGACTTATGCAACATCCTTCACTGCTGTGCACTACAAGCTGTAACAAAAGTTGACTTCTTTTACAACCAATACCTAGACAAATGCACAAAGCTGGTCTCTGATTATCAAACATGTTGTAGCATTACTACAGATGTAGAGTACGCATTATTTTAAAGCACCCATCTTCTCAAGACGTGATCAGAAAAATTAACCTTGCTTGCAAAGAACAAAAAGTTCCCATTCGACTGTGGACTGTGGTGCCCTACAAAGGTTTTTGAAGAGGACTTCAGATGTTCTAATATCGCCATCTGGTGCCCTTTCCATTGCatcaaaatgaatgttttacaaCATATTCAAACACTGGGACATTCCCCTTTATATTCAAGTTATAATATATTATGTTGACagtgtttttaactaaaaatgtgGATCTACAGTGTCCTACAAGGCCATCTGATACGTGTTTGAAATAGCTTGTTGAAAAGCATAAATATGAATTTTTACAATTTGCCTTTTATGTAAATTTTAGAAAGCAGTTTGAAGGAAATGTTATTGatctttaactttaaaatagCTCAATTTAAATATAATGTCCAGAATTTGGTATCAagcaaagcatttttttttacattgcttAGCTTACTGTGTGATTCAACTTGGCTGTGTCATAGAGAAAAATGGAGGCTGTATATGTATTTGTTGGTGTTTGGTTTTCCAGTACATGCAGATAGAGTGTTcaatttttaaccatttttcaGCTGTAGACACAGGTGGAAACTGgttaaaaatttattaaagCTGCCAAGTGAAGCTGAACTTTTGCACATCAGCTTCTCCTCTGCCCACATTGCACAAGAGGAGAAGAACTCCACACACTGATGATAGAACAAAACAAGAACCATAAACATCATACTTTGTTATTTAGATCTATGCAGGACCTTTCAGCTTAATACTTAATAAACACTAttgaattttaatgtttatacTACAACTGTGTGTTGAATTGTGTTGGAAGTGAATAGATTGTATAAACAACTAATGTGTCATGCTGATGATTCATAAATGCAGCTTACATGCCCACAAACAAATAAGTGCAAACTGTATTTACACACACaagtggtgttttttttcagtgagaTGCTAGTTTTACACTGAACTGTTTGAGTATATATTGTAAACTGTGGGCATACAAtatgttattttataaataacttcatttatgatgaaaaaaaatataaatttcacAAGCTAAAGGGTCCATTAAACTATTGCACATTTGTTGGTATGATGAGTTTATCACAAATCTCAATGTGTTTTTTAGGCATTAAAAGAATTTTACCAAAACAAGGCTGTCCAGATTCaatcaatttattttcttacacaACTTCAGTATAATTTTAGATAACAATCCAGTCATTTTTCTGCTAAAAATCTTCAGTTATTGCCTTGGCTTGATTAGAATAAATTGTGTCTATCACAACAGGTAAGCTTCTACAGtatgtcttctttttctttaactttgtaaataaatgagCCAAAAAGAGCtttgtacatgtttacatgctaTTACTGTACAACCCATCTTGATGGGTTGTGTATACCTGGATTAACCTCAACCTTTCACATGAATCATTGTTCAGTGTTAAAAGAATCAGAAAAGCAAAAACTATGCATGTGCAGAAGTAGAGATGATTgtcaaagaacaaaaatgtttctgaaGGAATCTGCATGTGTTCTCAACGCATGTGAATGCACAGCCCTTGTGCATCTGTATGTTAGTATGCAAGTCTAGCTGCAATCTACAGTATGCTACTCTATGCAAGAGACAGAATGTCACAATAGAGGCTGCAGCATTGTTGCACCCTCAAGAAAAATAGAGAAAGATAAAATTTtgtcacacattcacacaatcTATTTGTGGAAACCAGGCATCTGGTAAAGCGGAGGAGGacaagaagacagaaaaaggtTGCAATGGCAAACTCGTGCAGGTCTCTCTCTCAGCCTCGCCGCAGCTCGTGGAGTTTCTGGGCAACATTTTCCAGCTCTGACTCTATGGCTGCCAGACTTTCAATTTCAGGTTCCTGCaggtaaagtgaaaaaaaaaaacatgtgaggAAAAAGTGCCATCAAAGCAAAGAATCTCATCTAATATGGGTGcttctttcacatttttctgttgttgttagCAAGGACACAGTATATTCAAAATAGTGTATTTTAACCTTACTTGAACAAAAGTTGTGCAACAGTTTGTGGCAATGAAAGCCATCACAGTGTAAATAAAATTCTCTGAACATGCTGCAAAGGCTGCGGCACTTTTTATCTCATGGGAGTCTAACTATACAAATAATTCTACTCTCTCCTTTCAtactaaatatattttagccTTGAGCttgcaaataaaacaatgagCAAGAAGTTCCTTGTTATTTCGATGCATAAACTTATGGCTATGTATCAAAATAGTTAGGCATGTTTTagaataatatttttctctttattccaGGCAATGAGAAGCCATTTCGATATGTTAATAAAAAGCTAGCTTAGCTCAGAAGCTAAAGAAAGATAAATTATCATTTTGTATTATACTTCAATGTTAGGTGCTAATTCAATCcttggaaaagttttttttatactatCTTTATGTGAAAACAGATACCTAAAGATCCATCTTTATACTTAAAACATGCTAAGTGAAACTAGGAAAGAAAGCAGTACAATAAGACCCCTGAAGCATGTAGGACTGTGAAGACGTGAAAGTTTTCTAAAGCAATCAGTCACTTGAAAAATATTGATGCACTTATTGTAAAAATAGAAGTGGAAGGCACACCTCTGACTTTCTGCTAGCGctcccttcttcctccatccccctcctctcctctggtGCCCGACGAGCAATCATCTGCAGCTCCTTCTCTTCTGGACTCTTCTGAatacctcttctttttttcttctcttcctccatctcttccACCATGACCTCCTTTGAATGATGAGGCACTTCGTGCTGGATGGGCAGCTGTTGAGCCTCTTTTCCAtctgctttcttcttcaaaTGCAAAAACTTGGCCCTCTTGGTCCATTGTTTAACGCTCTCCCTGCTTCCACTTTtaccttcctcctccttttcttcctctttatccatgtgtgagaaaagtgaagatcttttgtttttttcctcctcgttttcctcttcagacttcttttgttttgatttgtttctggAAGCATCTCTCTCTTCATTAAACTCATCacctttaaatacaaaaaataaaaaaagaggaaagatcAGGGGCAGCACAGACTTCACCATCAGCAAGATTCCACTTCTTGTAATGAACAATTCCTTGCCAGCTGGCAGTATTGTCCCAGGAGGGCTAGTTGTGCTTTATAGGAATTAATGGCATAACTGAAGCAATCAGATGACTTGGCTTAGGCTTCTTTTTGCAGAAGATAGATATGTGTATTTCGCTGTATTTAGAaaattctgaataaataaagttacaTCTCGACTGCAGTCTTAAACTGAGCATTATTTCCAGCTGTAATTATGTGCACAAGGTGATTTGAATTTTAGGATTCAGagttatttaatcatttctcttagTGCACTGCCACTATGTCAACTATAATGTCTACAGTCTCCCTCTGACAGGGATGAAATTCATTATGTAGATGGAAGTACTTCCATCAATCAGCAAATTGCGGGATGGCAGGCAGTTCAATTTACAAGGCAGTTTTTAAACACTCTCCCCATCTAAAGGTTCAGCCATCCCCCTTTAGTCAATGTTATACCTTTTAATTTACTAAGATCTTCTTTATTTGttaagcaaaaataaatctaaCTTGAGTGGGTGTTTATCAAGCTCTAAATCTAAGCATCTTTGTTTCATAACatctttttgtaattttagtTTCTAGCGGATACAATTTAAGCATAGACAGAAACATCGACTCACCTTTCTTATCCATGGTCTTCTTTTCCTTTGAAACCTCCTCTAAACTTGCACGTTTCTCATTATGTTCCTCTTTGTCTGCATCTTCCTCCCTCTTTTCAGCCTCACCCTGGTCCTCTTCTTTCCCTCTCTTCACTTGCACTTCCACAGCTTCACTGTCTTCCTGGGACCCTCCATCTTCCCTactctcatctttctcttctcttccaTCTTCATTTTCTGTTCTCTTCCTCTGGGATAGGATGGATCTTTCACCAGGGCTTCCTAAAGCCTCCAACATTGATCGATCTGAAAGCAAAGagggattaaattaaatttacttcAAGATTTTCTACTAATCCCAAAAGTCAGTTCTCATAAGAATGCAGTCAAAGTCACTCTGTGTCATAAAACTGCcaaatttgtgtgtgttttgattgATGGAGAAGCTACATGTCAACCATGCTATTATGCAGACAGGGAGTCTTGCAGTGACTAAAAAAGCTAGGTATGTTATCATGTTGAAGAACCTCAGtctgaaaaaaacacatcagcagacttaaaaaaaaaaacacacatcagcAGACTTTAAATGTCCCTCAGCACTTTTTCTCTGTTCCTTAGCTCTGCTGTGCTGAAAACGTAAAATAGGGGGAGGAAAAACAAAGTATTACAAAGCTGACTTTTGACAACTCGCTTATTAGTTACTCCCAAAAAGTTTCTCGTGAATCCAACACAGTGAGGAGACTCACCACCAGAATCATCTGTAGTCTGAATGGCTTGTGTCTTTGGAGCAGGTACATCAGCATTTCCCTGCAGCTTAGCTCTCTCCTGATCACCTTTAATTGGAAATAAATTACTCAAGCTTTGTGCCTAGTCCATTGTCTTTATCTGCATGTATATACATGCACATTCAGCACACAAACAGCTATGAGTATTCAGTGACTCACCTTGAACAGCAATatcctgcagctccttcagaAAGTTATGATGACGAAGAATGGCAACAAGCCTGTCATCTGcacaaatgtacaaaaaaataaaattaaaatgcaagTTGCTAAGTAgctcataaaaataaagaaaaagaacagatgaAAAGCAATGAGGATCCAGCAGGGGGTTAAATATACAGGTGTATGTTGTTTCCGCTTCATGCTTTCAAAGGACTCAGCAATTTGTTTCAGTGGATTCATCAAAGTTAATAGCCCTGAATTTACTGCTTTCAGAGCAAGTGCACAATTAATCATTTGGCCCATAGAGAGTCCCCCAGTGAATTACAGCAGCAGTGAGCACTGGACTTTCTGCTGACCTACAAACAGCACTGCATACTGTAAGGCAGTAGCAGTAGCAAAAGGCTCCTGTACTGTTCTGTGCTCTTGTATAATACTGctatcttctttctttctcttctctccCACTCTCCCTTATTTCTATCCATCTGGTGGTGTACAATTTCCCTCTCCCACATAGCGCCTGCTCAGAAGCAAATTCTGGAAGAATACTACTCTCATTGATTTCTCTTTGCAGCAAGGACAGCATCAAGGTAAAACAATGACCATGTAACTGAATTGTCTTCACTGAGTGCTGTGTTTTATACTCTGCATCAGGTTTTAATCCAGTCATCACTGCAGCAATCCATTAACCTTATGATAGGAGCAGACTATGAAGGTTCTCTTTTAGAGACACAcagttttaatttctatttGAGTATGACCGCGATGACTTTTACTATCGTGTTGCCAACTTTACTATCTAGAGAAAAATGttggaaatatttgttttggaCATTAGAAtgctgaaaaaaatctaaaatctgctgattttaaataatttttatttgaactaaatGCCAAGGCTCTTTGCATTCAGCAGTAAGGTTAACTACTTATTGTGCTGTGAAAAGAAATCCCACAATTCCCTTCAGAGGAGGCCCTTGGCAACAGTGGAAAGTCTTTATATCTGATTACAACTTCAAAATAATGGACTATGTAAGTGTTTGGAGGTGTGCAGACATGAGTGAAGCTAATCAAATTGGATGCCATTATCTCTGattcaaagaaatatttaactgtaaaaaTTCATAACAACATCTTATGTTGCTTAAATGCTGGGTTGGGTTTATGCTAACTCATACAATG
The sequence above is drawn from the Melanotaenia boesemani isolate fMelBoe1 chromosome 22, fMelBoe1.pri, whole genome shotgun sequence genome and encodes:
- the LOC121634058 gene encoding CCN family member 2-like codes for the protein MSTGMKKTILLPLLCVMLSYMAAAQECSGQCSCPSMHPQCPPGVSLVLDGCGCCRVCAKQMGELCTEKDVCDPHKGLYCDFGAPINRRIGVCTAREGATCVFGGIVYKNGETFQSSCKYQCTCLDGAVGCVPLCSMDIRLPSPDCPMPRRVKVPGKCCEEWECDSPYTNTFVGSALPAFREEEIYGPDPNMMRENCLVQTTEWSACSKTCGLGISTRVTNDNRDCRLEKQTRLCMVRPCESQLEQSIRKGKKCIRTPRVSKPMKFEISGCTTTKSYRPKFCGVCLDGRCCTPHRTTTLPMEFKCPDGQVMKKHMMFIKSCACHYNCPGENDIFESLYYKKMIGDMA
- the chga gene encoding chromogranin-A codes for the protein MIGRGLFLLTVLFSCVLSLPVTSSQLENVDAEVMKCIVEALADVLSRPQLMPVSQECLITLKTDDRLVAILRHHNFLKELQDIAVQGDQERAKLQGNADVPAPKTQAIQTTDDSGDRSMLEALGSPGERSILSQRKRTENEDGREEKDESREDGGSQEDSEAVEVQVKRGKEEDQGEAEKREEDADKEEHNEKRASLEEVSKEKKTMDKKGDEFNEERDASRNKSKQKKSEEENEEEKNKRSSLFSHMDKEEEKEEEGKSGSRESVKQWTKRAKFLHLKKKADGKEAQQLPIQHEVPHHSKEVMVEEMEEEKKKRRGIQKSPEEKELQMIARRAPEERRGMEEEGSASRKSEEPEIESLAAIESELENVAQKLHELRRG